The sequence GCCGGGCCACCGTCCCGGGCGAGCACCCCGGCAGCAGACGCGCCGCCTCCGCGTCGTCCCATGCGTCGCGCAGCGGCCCGACGAGCCGGTCGGCCAGCGCGGTGCGCCGCCCCGCGACCACGGCACACAGCAGGTCGCGGCGGATCGCCTCGGGGGCGTCGGCGAGCGCCGACTCGTAGGCGGAGTCGGGCACATGGAGGCTGTCGGCCACTCGCAGCGCGTGTCCGCGCACGAAGGAGTCCGGATCGGCGAGCCGTGCGCCGATCCACTCCGCGTCCCGGCTGACGGCCGCCGCCACGACGGCGAGCCCCCGCCCGTAGTGCCCGCGCGTCTCCAGCTCCTCCAGCAGCGGACGCGCTTCCGTCACCTCCCGTACTCTCGCGGCGAGTTCACGCATGCGCAGGGGGTACGGCAGCGGATCGAGGGCGTTGAGCAGGCTCTCGGCCTGCTGCCGCGGGGTGTGGACCATGCGGTGGATTGTGCCTGCCGGAAGCCGTGACGCGCGCCGAAGCGGGCAATCGTGCCGAAGCCGGAAACGGCGACGGCAGCGGCCACGGCCATGGCGACGAGGCGACGGTCTCAGTGCTGGGCGCGTCGGAGGCTGAGCCGCTCCTTCTCGGAGAGGCCGCCCCAGACGCCGAAGCGTTCGTCGTGGTTCAGCGCGTATTCGAGGCACGCGGAGCGCATCTCGCACAGTCCGCAGATCTGCTTCGCCTCACGGACCGAGCTGCCCGGCTCGGGAAAGAAGAAGTCGGAGCCGGTCTGGGCGCACAGTGCCTGTTCCTGCCAGGAGAGGTCGGGCGCGGCGGCGGTGTCATTGTGCATGCCCGGATCGTGTCGCGTATCGAAAAACGTTCGATCAACGCCGGATCAACGGGCGCCCGCCCGACGCCGCCCCGGACCACGGGACCGACGCCGAACGCGAGGTCCGGGGGCGTGCCAGGACCCGATGATGCACCCGCCGACAGCCAAGAGCACAGCGGCGCGCGGCAGGATCACGACGGATTCGCGGGACCGGCGGGAGGGCGTGAGGTCGCCGCCCACGCTGGGCCCTCCGCCCACGCTGGGGCGTGAGCGGGCGCGCGCCCGCTCACGCCCCAGCGGCGCCCGGTCACCTCGGCGGCCTCCTACCCCGCGCACCCCGCCGAGCCCGCGGCAGCGGCCCGCGCCCGGCGGCGGTTGTCAGTGGGCGGTGCAAGACTCGGCAGTGCAGACCACGGGACCCCTCAGAGGAGGGCAACATGCTCACCACCCGTTTCGTAGCCGGCGCCCCGAACTGGATCGATCTCGGCACCCCCGACATCGACGGCGCCACGTCCTTCTACCACGGTCTCTTCGGCTGGGACTTCCGGTCGGCGGGACCCGATTCCGGCGGTTACGGCTTCTTCCAGGCGGCCGGGAGGACCGCGGCGGGCGCTATGCAGACCACCCCCGAGCAGGGCCCGCCGTCATGGACCGTCTACTTCCAGAGCGCGGACGCCGACGCCACGGCCAAGGCCGTCGAGCAGGCCGCGGGCAGCGTGCTGCTGCCGCCCGACGACATCATGGACAAGGGCTGCATGGCCATCCTCGCCGACAGGGCGGGCGTCTCCTTCGGCATCTGGCAGCCCGCCGCGCTCCGGGGCCTCGACGTGGCCGGCGAGCCGGGCTCCCTGTGCTGGATCGAGCTCTACACGCCGGACATCGCGGCGGCGGCGGCGTTCTACAACCGTGTACTGGGCCTGGAGACCTCGGCCATGCCGTTCCCCGGCGGCACCTACACCTGCGTCAACCCCTCGGAGGGCGGCGAGGACGCCATGTTCGGCGGTGTCGTCCCACTGGCCGACGACCCGACGGAGCAGGAGGCGGGAGCGTACTGGCTGCCCTACTTCGAGGTCACGGACACGGACGCAGTGGTCGCCAAGGCCCAGGAACTGGGCGGCAGGGTCCGGATGCCCGCCACGTCCATGGAGGGCGTGGGCCGGATGGCCAAACTCTCCGACCCGTACGGGGCACGCTTCGCGGTGATCAGGAGCGAGCCGGCAGGGGGCTGACGGCCGGCACGGGGGCCGGTTGCCACCTCTGCCGACCGGCCGACACCGGACACGGGCGGTAACCGGCCGATGACCGCCCGCCCGACCACCTGACCACCCGATCGCCCGATCGCCCGATCGCAGCAGCGCCCGCCGCACCGGCCGTCAACTTCTGAAGGCACGAAGTTTTCGAGAGCGCTCTCAGTCATAACCCTTGACGCTTCAACTCCCCCTGGGAACAGTGGTGCCCCGCGGAGGACCGATGCCCCATACATCGGCCCCCTGCCGTTTCCCCCCACGTCTCAGGAGCCACCGTGATCTCACGCAGGACCTTTCTGACCGGAACCGCGGCCGTCACCGCCGCCGTCGGCTACCCCGTCTGGGGGAGCGCTCTCAGCCCGACGGCCGAGGCCGCCCCCGCGACCTGTGAACTCGCCCTCAAGAACGCCTCGTTGCCCGGTACGGTCCGCGCGTACGTCACCGGTCACGAGCAGTCGACGGGCAACTGGGTACTGCTGCGCGCGGACGGCAGCGTCTACCGGCCCACCTCCCCGTCGGCACCCCAGACCCCGCTGCCCGTCGACTGCGCCATCCCCCTCGGCGCCGCCGGCTCTGCCGCCAAGGTCCTGACGCTGCCTCAGATGTACGGCGCCCGGGTCTACTTCGTACGCGACAGCACGCTCGACTTCTTCCTCAACCCGGGGCCCTCGCTGGTCGAGCCCGCGTTCGCCACGCCCGCCGACGCGAACTACGGCAAGACGTGGTCGTTCTGCGAATTCACCTTCAACACCGAACAGTTGTACGCCAACATCAGCTACGTCGACCTGGTCACCGCGCTGCCCATCGGTCTGACCCTGGAGGGCGACGCCACGCACACGGTGGCCCCGCTGCCCGACGGTGCCGTCGACCGGATCGCGGCGGACCTCACGGCACAGGCCGCCAAGGACGGCCAGCCCTGGGACAAGCTGGTGACCCGGGGCAGCGACGGCTCCGTACTGCGGGTGGTCTCCCCGCAGAACCTGATGGCCCCGTACTTCGACCGGCCCGCCGAGATGCCGTTCCGCGACCTCTGGACCAGCTACATCGACCAGGTCTGGGACAAGTACCGTTCCACCGACCTGGGGATCGACCTCCAGGGCGGCCGGGGCGTGCTCACCGGCCGGGTCAGCGGGGACACGCTGACCTTCGCCGGTGGTCACACCTTCGGCAAGCCCACGTCGAAGGACATCTTCACCTGCAATCACGGGCCGTTCGCCAACAACCCGGGCGACTCCGACGACAAGAAGGCCATCCTCGCCCGCCTCGCCGCCGGCTTCAACCGCTCGATCATGCTCACCCACCCGACCCAGCCGAACGGGACGACCACGTCCGACTACTACACGGGCGCGGTCACCAACCACTGGGCGCGCGTCGTGCACGCCAACTCCCCCATCGGCTACGCCTTCCCCTACGACGACGTACGCCCCGACGGCCAGCCCGACGTATCGGGCGCGGCCCACGACGGCAACCCCCGCCGCTTCACGGTGACGGTGGGCGCGTAATCCCGAGCCCTGGGCGGGGCACCTTTGAGGGCCTGCCCCGCCCAGGGCGCCCCCGCCAGGGGCGCGGGGAACTGCGCGACCAGCCACGACGTACGTGCACCTGTCGACCGGCCCGCCTTCCGGGGGCGCGGGGAACTGCGCAACCTTCAGACCGACAGAGCCCCATCTGCAAAGCCCCGCCAGGCCATGGCACCCAAGGGGCGCGGGGAACGGCGCGACAAGCCCCCACCAACCCGCACCCAACCACCAAGCCCCCAGCGGAGCGCCTACGCCGAGACCCGCCGAACCAACGTCGTAGGCAACACAACACTGGCCGGCGCCCCCGCCAACCCCTCCGCGCCCCCCGCGGGAGCCCCCCGTTCCAGCCCCCGCAACAGCAACCGCGCCATCAGCCGCCCCATCTCCTCGATGTCCTGGCGAACCGTCGTGAGCGGCGGGTCGGCCTGCTCGGTGAACGGCAGCATGTCGTCGAAGCCGACCACCGCGACATCCTCGGGCACCCGCCGCCCCCGCTCCCGCAGCACGCGCATCGCGCCGACCGCCGTGAGGTCGTTGGCGGCGAACACCGCGTCCACGTCGGGGCAGCGGTCGAGAAGTTCCCGCATGGCCCGCTCGCCGCCACCCGGGGTGAAGTCGCTCTCCACGATCAGCCTCGGATCGGTGTCCACCATGACGTCACGGAACCCGTCGAGCCGGTCGGCCGCCGAGGTCTGGTCGAGGGGGCCGGTGATGTGGGCGACGCGCGTGCGTCCGAGCCCGACGAGGTGCTGGACGGCCTCGCGGGCGCCGCCCCTGTTGTCGCAGTCGACGTAGACCACGCCGCGTGACCCGTCGCTCCAGCCAGGGCGCCCCCCGTACACGGTCGGCACTCCGCGGATCAGGCCCGGCAGCGGGTCGTCGAGGTGCAGCGAGAAGACGAGCGCGCCGTCGACATGGCCGCCGGCGAGATAGCGCGCCACGCGGGCATGGTCGTCGCGTCCCTCCGTGAGCAGCAGGACGAGCTGCGAGTCGTGGGCGGTCAGCTCCTTGCTGATGCCCCGGAGCTGAAGGGCGAAGAAGGGGTCCGCGAAGACCCTGGTCTCCGGTTCGGCGATGACCACGGCGACCGCGTCGTGCCGTCGGGTGACGAGGCTGCGGGCGGCCTGGTTCGGGACGTAGCCGAGCTCCTCGACGGCGCGCCTGACCCGCTCTACCAGGGGTTCGCGTACGCCCTCGCCGCCGTTGACGACACGCGACACGGTGGCCCGGGAGACTCCGGCCCGGGCGGCCACGGCCTCCAGTGTCGGGCGTGGCTCTGTCGACTGCTCGGTCACCTCGGGGCTCCTCATGGCGGCGGTTGCCGCTCAGGATAGCCCTGGTTCAACGCTTCGTTGAGAGCGCTCCCCGATCGTGAAGCCGCTGGCTGTGGGACGTGCGCCGGAGTGGGCGTGGGTGCGCTTGCCCGGCGGGGCTTTACGGGGGAGGCCCTGTCGGTCTGCACGTTGCGCAATTCCCCGCGCCCCCAAAAAAGGCAGCCCGGCCGTCGAGTGGGGGCGTGCCGCTCCCCGCGCCCCTGAGGTGCCCTTGCCGGGCAGCGCCGAAGAGGTGCAGCCCCGCCGGTCCGAAGGTCGCGCAGTTCCCCGCATCCCCAAAAAGGCAGGCAGGCCGTCGAGTGAGGGCGTGCCGCTCCCCGCGCCCCCCTTTGCTGCTCGGCGCGGAGCGCTCAGTGCTCGTGGGGCTCGTAGCCCGGGATCGTGCCGTCCGTCTTCTTCACCAGGAACAGGCCCGCCATTCCCATGTCCGAGTGGCTCTGGACGTGGCAGTGGTACATCCACGCGCCCGCGCCGACGCCCTCGCCCGCGATGACCTGGAAGCCGAACGAGTCCGCGGGGCCCACGATCAGGTTGTCGACCACCCGGCTGGGGTCGTCGGGGCCGGTCAGCAGACCCGTGCGGTTGTCCGCCCAGCGGTGACCGTGCACATGGAACGTGTGGTAGTACTCGCCGTGCGTGATCGAGACGAACTCGACCCGATCCCCCACCGTGGCCTCGAAGTTGGGGCTGTCGTGCCCCGGCCTGTTGTTGATCGTCATGTCGTTGAAGACGATGGTGTGGGTCTTGTCCGGGAGGATGTCACCCTGTCGACGGACGATCACCGGCCCGTACAGGCCCTTGCGGATGCCGGTCGTGCCGTGTTCGGTGCCGACGACGTGGTCGTGGTAGTGCCAGTAGCCCGCGCTGCCCGCCCGCCAGGTGCCGTCCTTGCGGCGGCCGGGCGCGTGGGTGCGCCAGGTGTACGTCCGGGTGTCGCCCGGCTCGACATGGGACTTGCTCAGTTTCGTGCCGTCGCTGGACACCTCGTAGTCCAGGCCGTGGACGTGCAGGCTCGCCGCCACGTCCAGCGTGTTCTCGACCTCGATGTACGCGGTGTCGCCCTCGTTGAGCTCGATCAGCGGGCCGGGTATCGAGGCCGCGCCCTTCTCGAACCCGTAGCCCAGCTGACCGTCGGCGAGCTTCTCGATGTAGAGCTTGAAGCGCCTGACCTCGCCGCCCGCGGGGGCGGTCCGGAGCGCGGTGCTCGCGCTGTCGGCGGAGGTCGCGTCCTTCGCGGCGACGAGCGACAACGATGTCGCGACCGTGGCGACGGCGGCCCCGCCCAACATCATCCGACGACTGAAGCCCCGCCTGTCCATCGCGTTCGTGGTGGTCGCGACCGTGGTCACGTCTGTGGTGGCCGCATCCGTCGCGCCTTCATCCGTGGTGGCCATGTCGTCCGTGGTGCCCATGCCGAACTCTCCCAACCTGCAACGCGGTCAACGGAATTGACGGATCTGACGGCGGATCTGTTGGCGGATCTGACGGAACCGAGTGACAGAGACGAACTGGGGAGACGGTAGTGGCATCGCCTTCGTTTATCCACACTCAGGACAAAGTTTGTGCGATCCCGGTCATACCTATTGGCGAGTTCCGCGAAAAGGTCTAGCTTCCATGGCGCTGTTGCTGTGACCGAGGAGGATGGGGTGACCACATGCGGCCCACACCGCATCAAACGCCACTGACCGTACGGAAGTTGGGCAGAGCAAGACGCAGAGGCTGGGCAGCCGCGCTGGCCGCCGGAGTCGTCGCCGCCGGTGTCCTCTCGGGGCCGGCCGCGAGCGCGCGCCCGGCGCCCGAACCGCTGACAACGATGTCGATCAAGTCGCCGCCCGGCGGCGCCGACGTGAAGGTGCTGATCTTCCACGGGTCCGCGGCCGGCGGCGAGGAGTCGCCCGTCGTCAACGCCGGTATCGAGGCGATCGAGGACATCGGCCAGTCCGGCCCCACGGCCGGGCGTTTCGCCGTGACGGCCACGGACGACGCCTCGGTCTTCACGGACGAGACGAAACTCGGTCTCTACAACGCCGTCGTCTTCCTGACCGGCGGCGGAGACGTCCTCGACCCGGAGCAGGAGGCCGGTCTGGAGTCGTACATGGAGGCCGGCGGCGGCTTCCTCGGCATCCATGACGCGGCCCGTGCCGAGCCGTACTCGGACTGGTTCAGCGGACTCGTCGGCGCCCGTCCGGCAGCCGGCAGCCCGACCAACGTACAGCGGGCCACCGTCGAGGTCGGCGACCGCCGGCATCCGGCCACCAAGGATCTCCCGCTCCAGTGGAAGCGCCCCGACCAGTGGCTGAACTGGGCCAAGAACCCGTCCGGCGACGTGCACACCGTGGCCCGCGTCCGAGAGTCGACGTACACGCCGGGCACCGGTGCGAACGGCGCCGACCACCCGGTCTCCTGGTGCCGTGACTACGACGGCGGCCGGTCCTTCTACACCGGTATGGGCGGTACGGAGTCGTCGTACGACGAGACGGAGTTCCGGTCCCATCTGCGCGGGGCGCTCGCCTGGACGAGCCGGATCTCGCAGGCCGACTGCAAGGCCACGATCAACGCCAACTACAAGGCGGAGCGGCTGACCCAGCCCAACCAGCCCGGCCAGAACGACCAGATCGGTGAGCCGCACGGCCTGGTCACCGCACCTGACGGCCGGGTGTTCTACATCGGCCGCGGCGGCGCCGACTCCTCGCAGCCGGTCATCACGGACTGGAACAACCCGGACGTCGGCAAGGGCAAGGGCGAGATCCACGTCTACGACCCGAAGACCAAGAAGGTCACGCTGGCCGGCACGCTCAACGTCTTCGGCAACAAGGGCGGCGGCGACGAGCTGATCAAGGTCGAAGAGGGCCTGCTCGGGATTGAGTTGGACCCCCGGTTCGAGGACAACGGCTGGGTGTACCTGCACTACACGCCGCACTCCCGGATCGACCGCGACAAGCGGATGGCCGAGCGCTACGTCTCCCGCTTCACGTACAACTCGGCGACCAGCAGGCTGGATCTGAACAGCGAGAAGGTCCTGCTGAAGTGGCCGGTGCAGATCCACAGCTGCTGCCACGCGGGCGGCGGCCTGGCCTGGGACTCCAAGGGCAACCTGTACATCGCCACGGGTGACAACAACTCCAGTGGCTTCAGCGACGGTTACTCGGGCAACAACCCGCAGCCGAACTACAAGGGCGTCTCCTTCGCCGACGCGCGCCGCACGGCGGGCAACACCAACAACCTGAACGGCAAGATCCTGCGCATCCACCCGGAGCAGGACGGCACGTACACCCTGCCCGAGGGAAACCTCTTCACGGGCAAGGAGACCGCCGAGGGCGGCGGCAAGACGCGTGGCGAGATCTATGTGATGGGCGTCCGCAACCCGGCGCGCATCTCCATCGACAAGAAGACCGACACGCTGTACGCGGGCTGGGTCGGCCCCGACGCCGGGTCGCCGTCGACGACCTGGGGTCCGGCGAAGTACGACACGTTCGCCGCGATCACCAAGCCGGGCAACCACGGCTGGCCGTACTGCATGGGCAACAAGCAGCCCTACCGGGACCGCAATCTGCCCGATCCGACGAAGCCGCTCGGCTGGTACAACTGCGACGCCCCGAAGAACGAGTCGCCCAACAACGACGGTCTCGTCAACCTTCCGCCGGTCACCTCGAACACCATCTGGTACTCGCCCCAGGGCGGCGGCCCGGACTTCCCGCGTGACGCCAACGGCATCCCGTCGTACAAGACGGCGGAGCAGAAGTTCCTTCTGCCCTGGCTGAAGGGCGGCGGCCAGGCGGCCATGGACGGGCCCGTCTACCGGTACGACGCGAACCTGGCGAACGCCGCCAAGTGGCCCTCGTACTGGGACGGCAAGTGGTTCGTGGGCGACTTCTACGACGCCGACCAGCCGCGCCACGCCGTGCTCCTCGACCCGAAGACGGCCGGGCAGGGCGGCATTCCGGTGCACGCCGAGTCCCTGAAGAAGATCATTCCCATCGGCAACGACGGCATCAAGAACCTCATGGACTGGAAGTTCGGCCCGGACGGCACGCTGTACGTCCTCGACTACGGCCGTGGCTTCTTCACATCGGACTCCAAGTCCGCGCTGTGGCAGGTGACGTACAAGGGCGGCGGCCCCACTCCCGCCGCCGATCAGCTGGTCAGGGAGGCGCAGTGACGAGCGTGACGAACATCCGCAGGCGAAGAACTGGACGGCTGTGGACGGCGCTGCTCGCGTCGCTGCTCATGGTGCTGGGGCTCGCCTCCACCTCGGCGTCCGGCCAGACCGACAACACCCCGTCCAAGGCGGCCGCCGCGGCGCAGACGCTCACCTGGACGGCCGGTGACGACATCACCAAGTACGCGTCCGCGCCCGCCACGGCGGTCGCGGGCCCGACGACGATCGTCTTCGAGAACAGCGAGGCGACCGGCAACACCATGGGCATGCCGCACACGTTGACGTTCGACGTGTCCGACCCGGAGTACCAGAACGACGTACCGCTGAACATCCTGGCCAACCCGAACGACGACCAGGGCGGCCGGCACACGGCCGAGGTGACCCTCACGCCGGGCCGGTACCGGTACTTCTGCACCATCCCCGGCCACGGCCAGATGCAGGGCATCCTCGTGGTCACCGAGGGCACCGGCGAGGACACCACGGCGCCGGAGACCGCGGCCGAGGTCACCGGCACGAAGAACGCGGACGGCGCGTACGTCGGTTCGGCGACCGTGGCGCTCAGTGCGACGGACACCGGCGGCTCGGGCGTGGAGCGCATCGAGTACGCGATCGGTGACGCGGGCGCCTGGCAGCCGTACACCACGCCCGTGGTGATCGACCAGGTCGGCGCCCAGAAGGTCCGCTACCGGGCGATCGACAAGGCAGGCAACACGGCCGCGGAGAAGGCCGAGGAGTTCACGGTGGTGGCCCCGCCGACGGACGACACGACCACGCCGGACACCTCGGCGACGGTGACCGGTGAGAAGAACGCGCAGGGTGAGTACGTCTCCATGGCGACCGTCACGGTGACGGCCTCCGACACCGGTTCCGGCGTCAACACCATCGAGTACGCGCTCGGTGACTCCGGCGCCTGGCAGGCGTACACCGCTCCGGTGATGGTCCACGAGGTGGGCGCGCACAAGGTGCGGTTCCGCGCGACCGACAAGGCGGGCAACGTGGCCGCCGAGAAGTCCGTGTCGTTCACCGTCGTCGCGCCGCCGGTGGAGGACACCACTCCCCCGGTGACCGGTGTGAGCGTCGAGGGCACGAAGAACTCGGCCGGCGCGTACATCAACACCGCCAAGGTGACGGTCACCGCGACCGACGCGCACGGCGGCTCGGGGGTGGACAGGATCGAGTACTCGCTCGACAGCGGCCCCTACCTCGCGTACACCGCTCCCGTGGTGGTCGACCGCGTGGGCGCGCACACGGTGGCGTACCGGGCGAGCGACAAGGCGGGCAACACCTCGGCCGCCCGGACGGTGAGCTTCACGATCGCCCCGGGTGGTGGCGTTCCCGCGCCCAACTGTGCCGAGTACGACGAGCGGTTGACGGTCATCGTCGGCACGGTCGACTCGGGTGTGCCGAACCGGATCACCAACAGCCGGTGCCGCATCAACGAGTTGATCGAGGACGAGAAGGAGTGGACGTCCCACGCGCTGTTCCTCAAGCACGTGACGACGGTCCTCAAGACCCTCCTCAAGGACGGCGTCATCGTCCAGCGCGAGTACGACCTGATCAGCGAGGCGGCCGACGAGTCGGGCATCGGTGATCCCGGGCAGACCGAGGGCTACCGGACGATCATGGACGGTACGCAGGACACCTTCGGCAAGTGGCAGCACGTGGGCGGCGGTTCGTTCGGCCTGAACGGCGACGGCTCCATCACGTCGGGCACGTCGAGGGACGGACTCGGCATGCTGTGGTTCCCCGAGCGCAAGTACGGGGACTTCTCGCTGAAGCTCCAGTGGCGTGACGACGCGCCGGGCACGGGCAACGCCAACTCCGGTGTGTTCGTGCGGTTCCCGCAGGTCCACAACCACCCGGAGGAGTCCCGGCCGGAGTGGGTCGCCATCAAGTACGGGCACGAGATCCAGGAGTTCGACAGCCCCACCGGCGACATGTACAAGACCGGTTCGGTCTACGGCTTCGACCGGGTGGGCCTGGCCGGTGCCGGTGTCACCCAGAAGGGCACCTGGAACGACTACGAGATCCGCGTGGTGGACCAGCACTACTCGATCTACCGCAACGGCGTGCTGATCAACGAGTTCGACAACATCAGTGGTCAGGACTTCACCCCGCCGCGCTCGGACGACCCGGGCACGGACGGGCGGCGGTTCTCCTCCGGCTACATCGGGCTCCAGGTGCACGGCACGACGGACGTGGTGTCGTACCGGGACGTCCGGATCAAGGAGCTGTGATACCGGGCTAGTCGCCCCGTCACGGCTCAGCTCTCCTTCTTGGCCCTGCTCGGCTGTACCCGCTTCGGCTCGCCCGGCATCTTCGGGTACTCGGGCGGGTACGGCAGGTCGCCCATCCCGTGATCGTGTTCGTCACGGTCGGCGAGCTCGAGCAGGGCTTCGAGGGAGTAGGCGTGGTCGTCCATGTCCGCGTGCACGTCGCCGAGTTCGGCGAAGCGCGCGGGCATGGTGACCAGGTCGAAGTCCCGGGGTACGGCCTCGCCGACCTCCTCCCAGGTGAGGGGCGCCGACACCGGCGCGTGCGGGCGGGGGCGTACCGAATAGGCGGAGGCGATGGTGCGGTCGCGAGCGGTCTGGTTGTAGTCGACGAAGATCTTCTCGCCCCGTTCCTCCTTCCACCAGGCCGTGGTCACCTGATCCGGCATCCTGCGCTCCAGCTCCCGTCCGACGGCGATCGCGGCCCGGCGGACCTGGGTGAACGTCCAGCGCGGCGCGATCGGCACGAAGACGTGCAGGCCCCGGCCGCCGGACGTCTTGGGAAAGCCGCGCAGATCCCCGTACGCGTGGAGCACCTCGCGCAGCTCATGGGCGGCGCGCACCGCGTCGGCGTAGTCGGTGCCCGGTTGCGGGTCGAGGTCGATGCGCAGTTCGTCGGGCCGGTCGACGTCGTCGCGGCGCACGGGCCAGGGGTGGAAGGTCAGCGTGCCGAACTGGGCGGCCCACAGGACGGCGGCGACCTCGGTGGGGCACATCTCGTCGGCGCTGCGGCCGCTCGGGAAGGCGATGTGCGCGGTGGGGATCCAGTCGGGCATGTTCTTCGGCGCCCGTTTCTGGAAGAAGGACTCGCCGCCGACCCCGTCCGGGTAGCGCTCCAGGGTCGTGGGCCGGTTCCGCAGCGCGCGCAGGATTCCGGGGCCGACCGCGAGGTAGTACCGCGCGAGGTCCAGCTTCGTGAAGCCGCGCTCCGGGAAGAAGACCTTGTCCGGGCTGGACAGCCGTACCGTCCTGCCCGCCGCCTCCAGCTCCACCGCGTCTGCCATGCGAGCCACGGTAGGCGCACCGCGTATACCTCGCACATCAGGATCCAAGGTGCACATCGGGCGAATCTTCGCCGGTCCGCGCAGAATCGGAGCATGGATCTGCCGGTGATGCCGCCCGTGAAGCCCATGCTCGCCAAGTCCGCGGCGCGGATTCCACCGGGCATGCACTACGAGGCGAAGTGGGACGGGTTCCGGGCGATCGTCTTCCGCGACGGGGACGAGGTCGAGATCGGGAGCCGTAACACGAAGTCGCTGGTCAGGTACTTCCCCGAGCTCGTCGAGGCACTGCGGGAGCG is a genomic window of Streptomyces sp. NBC_00414 containing:
- the ligD gene encoding non-homologous end-joining DNA ligase, with product MADAVELEAAGRTVRLSSPDKVFFPERGFTKLDLARYYLAVGPGILRALRNRPTTLERYPDGVGGESFFQKRAPKNMPDWIPTAHIAFPSGRSADEMCPTEVAAVLWAAQFGTLTFHPWPVRRDDVDRPDELRIDLDPQPGTDYADAVRAAHELREVLHAYGDLRGFPKTSGGRGLHVFVPIAPRWTFTQVRRAAIAVGRELERRMPDQVTTAWWKEERGEKIFVDYNQTARDRTIASAYSVRPRPHAPVSAPLTWEEVGEAVPRDFDLVTMPARFAELGDVHADMDDHAYSLEALLELADRDEHDHGMGDLPYPPEYPKMPGEPKRVQPSRAKKES